In Streptomyces sp. 840.1, one DNA window encodes the following:
- a CDS encoding ABC transporter permease produces MSTLPLAARDCTTMLRRNLLHARRYPSLTLNLLLTPVMLLLLFVYIFGGVMSAGIGGGGGDRSQYIAYIVPGILLMTVGSTVVGTAVSVSTDMTEGIIARFRTMAIHRGSVLVGHVVGSVLQAVMSVILVGAVGVAIGFRSTDATPLEWLAALGLLVLFATALTWIAVGMGLISPNAEAAGNNAMPMILLPLLSSAFIPLDTMPAWFRPIAEYQPFTPAIETLRGLLLGTEIGNNGWLTIAWSLALIALGYRWSTTTFNRDPK; encoded by the coding sequence ATGAGCACCCTGCCCCTCGCCGCACGCGACTGCACCACCATGCTCCGCCGCAACCTCCTGCACGCCCGCCGCTACCCCTCCCTCACCCTCAACCTCCTGCTCACCCCCGTCATGCTCCTGCTCCTCTTCGTCTACATCTTCGGCGGCGTCATGAGCGCCGGCATCGGCGGCGGGGGCGGCGACCGCTCCCAGTACATCGCCTACATCGTCCCCGGCATCCTCCTGATGACCGTCGGCAGCACCGTCGTGGGAACCGCCGTGTCCGTCTCCACCGACATGACCGAGGGAATCATCGCCCGCTTCCGGACCATGGCCATCCACCGCGGCTCCGTCCTGGTCGGACACGTCGTCGGGAGCGTCCTGCAAGCGGTCATGAGCGTCATCCTGGTCGGCGCCGTCGGCGTCGCCATCGGCTTCCGCTCCACCGACGCCACCCCCCTGGAATGGCTCGCCGCCCTCGGCCTCCTCGTCCTCTTCGCCACCGCACTCACCTGGATCGCCGTCGGCATGGGCCTCATCAGCCCCAACGCCGAAGCAGCCGGCAACAACGCCATGCCCATGATCCTGCTCCCCCTGCTCTCCAGCGCCTTCATCCCCCTGGACACCATGCCCGCCTGGTTCCGCCCCATCGCCGAGTACCAGCCCTTCACCCCCGCCATCGAAACCCTGCGCGGACTCCTCCTCGGCACCGAAATCGGCAACAACGGCTGGCTCACCATCGCCTGGTCCCTCGCCCTCATCGCACTCGGCTACCGCTGGTCGACCACCACCTTCAACCGCGACCCGAAGTAA
- a CDS encoding WhiB family transcriptional regulator has translation MGWVTDWSAQAACRTTDPDELFVQGAAQNRAKAVCTGCPVRTECLADALDNRVEFGVWGGMTERERRALLRRRPTVTSWRRLLETARSEYERSTGILPVAIGLEDDELHETLAAVG, from the coding sequence ATGGGCTGGGTAACCGACTGGAGTGCGCAGGCAGCCTGCCGCACTACCGATCCGGATGAACTGTTCGTACAAGGGGCAGCGCAGAACAGGGCCAAGGCGGTGTGCACCGGATGTCCGGTGCGGACCGAGTGCCTGGCCGATGCGCTGGACAATCGCGTCGAGTTCGGCGTGTGGGGTGGGATGACCGAACGGGAGCGCCGCGCACTGCTGCGCAGGCGACCGACCGTCACGTCCTGGCGCCGGCTGCTGGAGACCGCACGCAGCGAGTACGAGCGGTCCACGGGCATCCTGCCCGTGGCGATCGGGCTGGAGGACGACGAACTGCACGAGACGCTCGCCGCCGTGGGGTGA
- a CDS encoding GatB/YqeY domain-containing protein has product MTTLKSKLKEDLTTAMKARDELTSSTLRLTLTAITKEEVSGKSARELSDDEVQKVIAKEAKKRREAAEAFAQGGRAEQAEREKKEGELLDAYLPQQLSDDELSAIVASAVDEAKAGGAEGPRAMGAVMKIVNPKVAGRAEGGRVAAEVKKLLAG; this is encoded by the coding sequence ATGACCACGCTCAAGTCCAAGCTCAAGGAAGACCTCACCACGGCCATGAAGGCGCGCGACGAGCTGACCTCGTCCACGCTCCGGCTGACCCTCACCGCGATCACGAAGGAGGAGGTCAGCGGCAAGTCGGCCCGCGAACTCTCCGACGACGAGGTGCAGAAGGTGATCGCCAAGGAGGCGAAGAAGCGCCGCGAGGCGGCCGAGGCCTTCGCACAGGGCGGCAGGGCCGAGCAGGCCGAGCGGGAGAAGAAGGAGGGCGAGCTGCTCGACGCCTACCTCCCGCAGCAGCTGAGCGACGACGAGCTGTCCGCGATCGTGGCCTCCGCGGTCGATGAGGCGAAGGCGGGCGGCGCCGAGGGCCCGCGTGCGATGGGCGCCGTCATGAAGATCGTGAACCCGAAGGTCGCCGGGCGGGCGGAGGGCGGCCGGGTGGCCGCCGAGGTCAAGAAGCTCCTCGCGGGCTGA
- a CDS encoding ATP-binding cassette domain-containing protein → MTNLAIEARGLCKSYGDKVVLDGIDLVVPAGTVFALLGPNGAGKTTAVKILSTLVSAGPGSGEIRVAGHDLATDRQAVRAAIGVTGQFSAVDGLITGEENMLLMADLHHLSRAEGRRTAAELLQRFDLTDAAKKPASTYSGGMKRRLDIAMTLVGNPRIIFLDEPTTGLDPRSRHNMWQIIRELLADGVTVFLTTQYLEEADELADRIAVLNNGTIAALGTAKELKRLIPGGHVRLRFTDPTAYRHATTALPDTTHDDEALSLQIPSDGSQQELRTILDRLDAADIHADELTVHTPDLDDVFFALTTTPNTPSTPATPDIPGQPKETAR, encoded by the coding sequence ATGACGAACCTGGCCATTGAGGCGCGTGGGTTGTGCAAGTCGTACGGGGACAAGGTGGTCCTGGACGGGATCGATCTGGTGGTTCCGGCGGGTACGGTCTTCGCGTTGCTGGGCCCGAACGGTGCGGGCAAGACCACCGCGGTGAAGATCCTCTCCACGCTGGTCTCGGCGGGTCCGGGCTCGGGGGAGATCCGGGTCGCCGGGCACGACCTGGCCACCGACCGGCAGGCCGTACGCGCCGCGATCGGGGTCACCGGTCAGTTCTCCGCGGTCGACGGCCTGATCACCGGCGAGGAGAACATGCTCCTGATGGCCGACCTCCACCACCTCTCCCGCGCCGAGGGCCGGCGCACCGCCGCCGAGCTCCTTCAACGCTTCGATCTCACGGATGCGGCGAAGAAGCCCGCCTCGACCTACTCAGGCGGCATGAAGCGCCGTCTCGACATCGCGATGACCCTGGTCGGGAACCCGCGGATCATCTTCCTCGACGAGCCCACCACCGGCCTGGACCCCCGCAGCCGCCACAACATGTGGCAGATCATCCGCGAGCTCCTGGCCGACGGCGTCACCGTCTTCCTCACCACCCAGTACCTCGAGGAGGCCGACGAACTCGCCGACCGCATCGCGGTACTGAACAACGGCACGATCGCCGCCCTGGGCACCGCCAAGGAACTCAAGCGCCTCATCCCCGGCGGCCACGTACGCCTGCGCTTCACCGACCCCACCGCCTACCGCCACGCCACCACCGCCCTGCCCGACACCACCCACGACGACGAGGCACTCTCCCTGCAGATCCCCAGCGACGGCAGCCAGCAGGAACTGCGCACCATCCTGGACCGCCTGGACGCCGCCGATATCCACGCCGACGAACTGACCGTCCACACCCCCGACCTCGACGACGTGTTCTTCGCCCTCACCACCACCCCCAACACCCCCAGCACCCCTGCCACCCCGGACATCCCCGGCCAGCCGAAGGAGACCGCACGATGA
- a CDS encoding transglycosylase domain-containing protein, producing the protein MPKKRSGGGLTTTQQAAKFLGVAALSGVVLAGIALPAAGALGLAAKGTVDGFDEIPANLKTPPLMQRTTILDNQGGQIATVYSRDRTVVPLKDISPYMQKAIIAIEDSRFYEHGAVDLKGILRAMNRNVQSGGTAQGASTLTQQYVKNVFVEEAGDDPAKVAEATQQTLGRKVQELKYAIQVEEELGKKKILENYLNITFFGQQAYGVEAASQRYFSKPAKDLKVEEAALLAGIVQSPSRYDPVNDTEEATKRRNTVLQRMADVGDISKAEAAKAEATPIKLKVKRPQNGCITAVSGSGFFCDYVRQIVTGDPAFGKTAKDRAKLWATGGLTIKTTLDPRSQAASNEAATSRVNKDDKIADAVVQVKPGTGQITAMAQSRPYGLDQSKHQTVLNLNVDHKMGGSYAGFQVGSTFKPITAAAALEKGISPAQDFTSDHQISLPGESFRTCDNRPADNRPWEVSNELESEKGTFDMTSALGKSINTYFAKLEQKAGLCETLSMADKVGYIRGNNKPLQPVASTTLGGQESTPLAMASVYATFANRGKYCSPIAILSVTSPTGKQLDVPKSKCTQAMSEHTADTINQMLKGVVADGTGQQAGLSDRDNAGKTGTTDERKNAWFVGYTPNLSTAVWVGSDGARQLPMSNITIGGQYYDEVCGGCLPGPIWKTAMTGSLNASETPAFNAVDVPRAKPKEDKGKNKDRDKNKPGQDDNKPGGDDPFPGISIPPDLLGGNNGHGRGQGNGGTQGP; encoded by the coding sequence ATGCCAAAGAAGCGCTCGGGCGGGGGTCTCACGACGACCCAGCAGGCCGCCAAGTTCCTCGGTGTCGCCGCACTCTCCGGAGTGGTCCTGGCGGGCATCGCGCTGCCGGCCGCCGGAGCACTGGGTCTCGCCGCCAAGGGGACGGTCGACGGATTCGACGAGATCCCGGCCAATCTGAAGACTCCGCCGCTGATGCAGCGAACCACGATCCTGGACAACCAGGGCGGCCAGATCGCGACGGTCTACTCGCGCGACCGCACGGTGGTGCCGCTGAAGGACATCTCGCCGTACATGCAGAAGGCGATCATCGCGATCGAGGACTCCCGCTTCTACGAGCACGGCGCGGTCGACCTCAAGGGCATCCTGCGCGCGATGAACCGCAACGTTCAGTCGGGCGGGACCGCGCAGGGCGCGTCGACCCTCACCCAGCAGTACGTGAAGAACGTCTTCGTCGAGGAGGCGGGCGACGACCCGGCCAAGGTCGCCGAGGCCACCCAGCAGACGCTCGGCCGCAAGGTCCAGGAGCTGAAGTACGCGATCCAGGTCGAGGAAGAGCTCGGCAAGAAGAAGATCCTGGAGAACTACCTCAACATCACCTTCTTCGGCCAGCAGGCCTACGGGGTCGAGGCGGCCTCGCAGCGCTACTTCTCGAAGCCGGCGAAGGACCTGAAGGTGGAGGAGGCGGCGCTGCTGGCCGGCATCGTGCAGTCGCCCAGCCGCTACGACCCCGTCAACGACACGGAGGAGGCGACCAAGCGTCGCAACACCGTGCTCCAGCGGATGGCGGATGTCGGGGACATCTCGAAGGCCGAGGCCGCCAAGGCCGAGGCGACGCCGATCAAGCTGAAGGTCAAGCGGCCGCAGAACGGCTGCATCACCGCCGTCAGCGGCTCGGGCTTCTTCTGTGACTACGTACGGCAGATCGTCACGGGCGACCCCGCCTTCGGCAAGACGGCGAAGGACCGCGCCAAGCTCTGGGCAACCGGCGGCCTCACGATCAAGACGACCCTGGACCCGCGCTCGCAGGCCGCCTCCAACGAGGCCGCCACCTCCCGCGTGAACAAGGACGACAAGATCGCCGACGCCGTCGTCCAGGTGAAGCCGGGCACGGGTCAGATCACGGCGATGGCCCAGTCCCGCCCGTACGGGCTGGATCAGTCCAAGCACCAGACCGTGCTGAACCTGAACGTCGACCACAAGATGGGCGGCAGCTACGCCGGCTTCCAGGTGGGGTCGACCTTCAAGCCGATCACCGCGGCGGCGGCACTGGAGAAGGGGATCAGTCCGGCGCAGGACTTCACCTCGGACCACCAGATCTCGCTGCCCGGCGAGAGCTTCCGCACCTGTGACAACCGGCCTGCGGACAACCGGCCGTGGGAGGTGTCGAACGAGCTGGAGTCGGAGAAGGGCACGTTCGACATGACCAGCGCGCTGGGCAAGTCGATCAACACCTACTTCGCGAAGCTGGAGCAGAAGGCGGGCCTCTGCGAGACCCTTTCCATGGCGGACAAGGTCGGCTACATCCGCGGCAACAACAAGCCGCTGCAGCCGGTCGCCTCCACCACCCTCGGTGGCCAGGAGTCGACACCGCTGGCGATGGCCTCGGTGTACGCGACCTTCGCCAACCGCGGCAAGTACTGCTCCCCGATCGCGATCCTCTCGGTGACCAGCCCGACCGGCAAGCAGCTCGACGTACCGAAGTCGAAGTGCACGCAGGCCATGAGCGAGCACACCGCTGACACCATCAACCAGATGCTCAAGGGCGTCGTGGCGGACGGAACCGGCCAGCAGGCCGGCCTCAGCGACCGTGACAACGCGGGCAAGACCGGTACCACCGACGAGCGCAAGAACGCCTGGTTCGTCGGCTACACGCCGAACCTGTCCACGGCGGTGTGGGTCGGCAGCGACGGTGCCAGGCAGCTCCCGATGAGCAACATCACCATCGGCGGCCAGTACTACGACGAGGTCTGCGGTGGCTGTCTGCCCGGTCCGATCTGGAAGACGGCGATGACCGGCTCCCTGAACGCCTCCGAGACCCCGGCCTTCAACGCGGTCGACGTACCGCGGGCGAAGCCGAAGGAAGACAAGGGAAAGAACAAGGACAGGGACAAGAACAAGCCGGGCCAGGACGACAACAAGCCCGGCGGCGACGACCCCTTCCCCGGCATCAGCATTCCGCCGGACCTCCTCGGCGGCAACAACGGCCACGGCCGCGGCCAGGGCAACGGCGGGACGCAAGGCCCCTGA
- a CDS encoding ABC transporter ATP-binding protein has product MDAILRATGVELLYGTQRAVRGVDFALSAGEVCAVMGSSGSGKSSLLYCLAGVLAPTCGEVSFDGVPLQQLGDDELSTLRRERFGFVFQYGELLPELTVEENAALPLRLAGRRKSQAHEEAGEILGRLGLAELRQRRTSQISGGQSQRVAVARALVHRPAVVFADEPTGALDSANAESVLEEFLALARSQGTAVMMVTHDAAVAARADSRYTMADGVLARRAAV; this is encoded by the coding sequence ATGGACGCCATTCTCCGCGCGACAGGTGTGGAGCTGCTCTACGGCACACAACGGGCCGTGCGCGGAGTGGACTTCGCGTTGAGCGCCGGTGAGGTCTGTGCGGTCATGGGTAGCAGCGGTTCGGGGAAGTCGTCGCTGCTCTACTGCCTGGCCGGAGTCCTGGCGCCGACCTGCGGGGAGGTCTCCTTCGACGGAGTCCCGCTCCAGCAGCTCGGTGACGACGAACTGAGCACGCTGCGCAGAGAGCGGTTCGGGTTCGTGTTCCAGTACGGCGAGCTTCTGCCGGAGTTGACCGTCGAGGAGAACGCGGCACTGCCGCTGCGCCTGGCCGGCCGCCGCAAGTCGCAGGCCCACGAGGAGGCCGGGGAGATCCTCGGCCGGCTGGGGCTCGCGGAGTTGCGTCAGCGCAGGACGTCGCAGATCTCGGGCGGGCAGAGCCAACGGGTCGCGGTGGCAAGGGCTCTCGTCCACCGGCCCGCCGTGGTCTTCGCGGACGAACCGACCGGCGCCCTCGACAGTGCCAACGCAGAATCCGTACTGGAAGAGTTCCTGGCCCTCGCGCGGTCCCAGGGCACCGCCGTGATGATGGTGACGCACGACGCCGCTGTGGCCGCCCGCGCGGACAGCCGCTACACGATGGCCGACGGAGTGCTGGCCAGGCGGGCGGCGGTGTGA
- a CDS encoding metallophosphoesterase, producing the protein MRARYGVPLKITAVTAAAGAAGLAYAAGFEARSFRLRRVTVPVLPHGARPLRVLQISDVHMVSGQRKKRAWLQSLAGLRPDFVVNTGDNLSDPEAVPELLDALGPLMELPGVYVFGSNDYYGPKLRNPVRYLFEKTAGKHGLNGNAPAVNVIHNPWEPMRDAFDTAGWLNLSNTRGRLKVDGLELAFTGLDDPHIKRDRYAEVSGGPETGADLSIGVVHAPYLRSLDAFTSDGYPLILAGHTHGGQLCIPFYGALVTNCDLDTDRVKGLSSHSVDGNRAYLHVSAGCGTNRYTPVRFACPPEATLLTLTPRDA; encoded by the coding sequence ATGCGCGCACGCTACGGAGTACCCCTGAAAATCACGGCGGTCACCGCCGCGGCCGGCGCCGCCGGTCTCGCCTACGCAGCCGGATTCGAGGCCCGCTCGTTCCGCCTGCGAAGGGTCACCGTCCCCGTACTCCCGCACGGAGCACGTCCGTTGCGCGTCCTGCAGATCTCCGATGTCCACATGGTGAGCGGCCAGCGGAAGAAGCGCGCCTGGCTGCAGTCCCTGGCCGGACTGCGACCGGACTTCGTCGTGAACACCGGCGACAACCTCTCCGACCCGGAAGCTGTCCCGGAGCTGCTGGACGCACTCGGCCCGCTGATGGAGCTCCCGGGCGTGTACGTCTTCGGCTCCAACGACTACTACGGCCCCAAGCTCCGCAACCCCGTCCGCTACCTCTTCGAGAAGACGGCGGGCAAGCACGGCCTCAACGGGAACGCACCCGCGGTCAACGTCATCCACAACCCGTGGGAGCCCATGCGGGACGCCTTCGACACGGCGGGCTGGCTGAACCTGTCCAACACGCGCGGCCGCCTCAAGGTCGACGGCCTGGAGCTCGCCTTCACCGGACTCGACGACCCGCACATCAAGCGCGACCGCTACGCGGAGGTCTCCGGCGGCCCCGAGACGGGCGCCGACCTCTCCATCGGCGTGGTCCACGCCCCCTACCTGCGCTCCCTCGACGCGTTCACCTCGGACGGCTACCCGCTGATCCTGGCCGGTCACACCCACGGCGGCCAGCTCTGCATCCCCTTCTACGGAGCCCTGGTCACCAACTGCGACCTGGACACGGACCGTGTGAAGGGCCTCTCTTCCCACTCGGTCGACGGCAACCGCGCCTACCTCCACGTCTCGGCCGGCTGCGGCACGAACCGCTACACCCCGGTCCGCTTCGCCTGCCCTCCCGAGGCGACGCTGCTGACCCTGACACCCCGGGACGCGTAG
- a CDS encoding DUF4097 family beta strand repeat-containing protein produces the protein MQKFDTSAAISAVLDIPAGRISFIAADRADTTVEVLPADASKGRDVQAAERITVEYDDGVLRIAAAAPKNRVLGNSGSVEVTVQLPAGSRVEANAAGAEFRGVGRLGDVAFEGAQGSVKLDEAASARITLLAGDISVGLLNGPAEISTQKGDLRIAEAVRGAVVLRTVSGDVSIGAARGVSASLDAGTTHGRIENALKNTEGAAAGLNIRATTTQGDIVARSL, from the coding sequence ATGCAGAAGTTCGACACATCCGCAGCCATCTCGGCCGTACTCGACATCCCCGCCGGACGCATCAGTTTCATCGCCGCCGACCGTGCGGACACCACCGTCGAGGTACTGCCCGCGGACGCCTCGAAGGGCCGCGACGTGCAGGCGGCGGAGCGGATCACGGTCGAGTACGACGACGGGGTCCTGCGGATCGCGGCCGCCGCGCCGAAGAACCGCGTCCTCGGCAACTCCGGATCCGTCGAGGTGACGGTCCAGCTGCCCGCCGGTTCCCGCGTCGAGGCGAACGCGGCCGGGGCCGAGTTCCGGGGCGTCGGGCGGCTCGGTGACGTCGCGTTCGAGGGCGCACAGGGCTCGGTCAAGCTCGACGAGGCGGCGAGCGCACGCATCACCCTCCTCGCCGGTGACATCTCGGTCGGCCTCCTGAACGGCCCGGCGGAGATCAGCACCCAGAAGGGCGACCTCCGGATCGCCGAGGCCGTGCGCGGCGCGGTCGTACTGCGCACCGTGTCCGGCGACGTGTCGATCGGTGCGGCCCGCGGAGTGTCCGCGTCGCTGGACGCCGGCACCACCCACGGCCGGATCGAGAACGCGCTGAAGAACACCGAGGGCGCCGCCGCAGGCCTGAACATCCGCGCCACCACCACCCAGGGCGACATCGTCGCCCGCAGCCTCTGA
- a CDS encoding FtsX-like permease family protein — translation MSSRSAITFMIGLRLLRGTGRAGQARFLLMTLGCAMGVACLAAVLTIPAILSAHDGRAAAREPQPVTGVQHARSAEDTVFLTRQDPYGSLPFTRVFLSHPAGDSAAACAPACPPGIDHLPAAGEVLVSPRLHATLAEQPALAGLLPGRITDTIGPEGLTGSDELYAYIGRTPGQLPASARPLASFGSAWTSTPAVDSSTLDILRFALGCLVLLPLGVFLSVCARLSAEARARRLAALRLLGLSVKGTLRVNAVETVAAALLGALLGVLAYALANEVLAHVGLPGLQWYPPDGRPSAAVLAVCLLACPGLAWSVGRHRAREAALRPLQVRRGAQPRAPKKYGLLLLLPGLGVICGYCVLGVLGRDPSGGPANAVLVPVGVLLTGAGLVLALAPATAWLARRLAGTTQSLPLALAMRRNEVEPGSSLRVVTGLVLLVYAASLAQGVLVELAHISRPTSPTQEYALPLGDLSEGQRTRVRQVEGIRAQALAMDSWIPRASSTTPRITAVVADCGQLAAFTAVPVRECVDGEVQRLTDSDMAEDPDARPGRTYPFLLSTGGSRQPGEKKLLVTLPRDHLVIRARRPSAFVGADILIPPSALPAGRHPATGRLLLLSSSTPHTVRTALDGLGTIAPTAEIEAVGVNIESLQQITVIKSLLATGMVLGLAIGVAAFAVSAADRALERRGRIATLNLLGARPPTVRAAQCIQVLLPLTIGLAGALVAGRLAESSYLITGGGTVHWDGDGLPLLAACTAGILLTAALASLPLTRRHVELEHIRRD, via the coding sequence GTGAGTTCCCGGTCCGCGATCACGTTCATGATCGGGCTGCGACTTCTGCGCGGCACCGGTCGTGCGGGGCAGGCCCGCTTCCTCCTGATGACTCTGGGCTGCGCCATGGGCGTCGCCTGTCTCGCCGCGGTACTGACCATCCCCGCGATCCTTTCGGCCCACGACGGCAGGGCTGCGGCCCGCGAACCGCAGCCGGTGACCGGCGTTCAGCACGCCCGGTCCGCAGAGGACACCGTTTTCCTGACCCGTCAGGACCCGTACGGTTCGCTCCCGTTCACCCGGGTCTTCCTCAGCCACCCGGCAGGCGACTCTGCGGCAGCCTGCGCGCCGGCCTGCCCGCCCGGCATCGACCACCTGCCGGCAGCCGGAGAGGTGCTCGTCTCCCCGAGGCTGCACGCGACGCTCGCCGAACAGCCCGCACTCGCAGGCCTGCTCCCTGGCCGGATCACCGACACCATCGGCCCGGAAGGTCTCACCGGCTCGGACGAGCTGTACGCCTACATCGGCCGCACACCGGGTCAGCTGCCTGCCTCTGCACGCCCACTGGCGAGTTTCGGCTCTGCCTGGACCTCGACTCCCGCTGTGGACTCCTCCACCCTCGACATCCTGCGCTTCGCCCTCGGCTGCCTCGTGCTGCTGCCACTGGGCGTGTTCCTGTCCGTGTGCGCCAGGCTCTCCGCCGAGGCCAGAGCCCGACGGCTCGCCGCGCTGCGACTGCTCGGACTGAGCGTGAAGGGAACCTTGCGGGTCAACGCCGTGGAGACGGTGGCCGCCGCCCTCCTCGGCGCGCTCCTCGGTGTCCTCGCGTACGCCTTGGCCAACGAGGTTCTCGCCCACGTCGGGCTGCCCGGCCTCCAGTGGTACCCGCCCGACGGGCGCCCCTCCGCCGCCGTCCTCGCGGTCTGCCTGCTCGCCTGTCCCGGTCTGGCCTGGTCCGTCGGACGGCATCGCGCCCGCGAGGCCGCGCTCCGCCCGCTACAGGTACGCCGGGGTGCCCAGCCCCGCGCCCCGAAGAAGTACGGGCTGCTCCTGCTCCTGCCCGGACTCGGGGTCATCTGCGGCTACTGCGTACTCGGCGTGCTCGGCCGGGACCCCTCCGGCGGACCGGCCAACGCGGTGCTCGTCCCCGTCGGAGTCCTGCTGACCGGAGCCGGACTCGTCCTCGCGCTCGCGCCGGCCACGGCCTGGCTCGCCCGCCGGCTTGCCGGCACCACCCAGTCCCTCCCCCTGGCACTCGCCATGCGCCGCAACGAAGTCGAGCCCGGCAGTTCCCTGCGCGTGGTCACCGGACTCGTCCTCCTCGTCTACGCCGCCTCTCTCGCCCAGGGTGTCCTCGTCGAGCTCGCCCACATCAGCCGACCCACTTCTCCCACCCAGGAATACGCCCTCCCTCTAGGCGATCTGAGCGAAGGGCAGCGCACCCGGGTGCGTCAGGTCGAGGGCATCCGGGCACAGGCCCTCGCGATGGACTCCTGGATTCCGAGGGCCAGCTCCACCACACCCCGTATCACCGCTGTGGTCGCCGACTGCGGCCAACTCGCCGCATTCACCGCGGTGCCGGTCCGAGAGTGCGTGGACGGCGAGGTGCAGCGCCTGACCGACTCCGACATGGCCGAGGACCCCGACGCCCGGCCCGGTCGCACCTATCCGTTCCTCCTGAGCACGGGCGGCAGCCGGCAGCCGGGGGAGAAGAAGCTCCTCGTCACGCTGCCACGGGACCACCTGGTCATCCGCGCCCGTCGGCCCTCGGCCTTCGTCGGTGCCGACATCCTCATCCCGCCCTCTGCGCTCCCGGCAGGACGGCATCCCGCAACGGGCCGGCTGCTTCTGCTGTCGAGTTCCACGCCGCACACCGTACGGACGGCACTCGACGGCCTCGGCACCATCGCTCCCACCGCGGAGATCGAGGCCGTGGGCGTCAATATCGAATCCCTGCAGCAGATCACCGTCATCAAGAGCCTCCTTGCGACCGGCATGGTCCTGGGCCTCGCCATCGGCGTCGCCGCCTTCGCGGTGTCCGCCGCAGACCGTGCCTTGGAACGCCGAGGCCGGATCGCCACGCTCAACCTCCTCGGCGCCCGCCCTCCGACCGTCCGCGCGGCCCAGTGCATCCAGGTCCTGCTCCCGCTCACCATCGGCCTCGCCGGCGCCCTGGTGGCCGGCCGTCTCGCCGAGTCCAGCTACCTGATCACCGGTGGAGGCACAGTCCACTGGGACGGCGACGGCCTCCCCCTCCTGGCCGCCTGCACCGCCGGAATCCTTCTCACCGCCGCCCTGGCCTCGCTGCCCCTCACCCGCCGCCACGTCGAACTCGAACACATCCGGCGAGACTGA
- a CDS encoding helix-turn-helix domain-containing protein, protein MPGGRLTQQERQQIALGLADGLAYAEIARRLDRPTSTVTREVMRNGGPTTYRADLAHRATEQRTHRRGQTAPRASAAPAQVHGRDPEAVREYEEIFTTALIQSGTPKMMARVMTCLYTADSGSLTAAELVQRLQVSPASVSKAVAFLDDQGLVRRERDERRRERYVVDDDIWYQSMIASARSIAQIVETARQGVGVLGPRTPAGARLENIARFLDFIAESTIRSADQAREVLHTKPETAPDQPREADAETETDGGSGSGSPAGGAG, encoded by the coding sequence ATGCCCGGAGGCAGGCTCACTCAGCAGGAACGTCAGCAGATCGCGCTGGGGCTGGCCGATGGCCTGGCCTACGCGGAGATCGCCAGACGGCTCGACCGCCCGACCTCGACAGTCACCCGCGAGGTGATGCGCAACGGCGGCCCCACCACGTACCGCGCCGACCTCGCCCACCGCGCGACCGAACAACGCACCCATCGGCGCGGGCAGACCGCACCCCGGGCATCGGCGGCGCCCGCGCAGGTCCACGGGCGCGATCCCGAGGCGGTCCGCGAGTACGAGGAGATCTTCACGACCGCCCTCATACAGTCGGGGACGCCCAAGATGATGGCCCGGGTGATGACCTGTCTGTACACCGCGGACTCGGGCAGTCTCACCGCGGCCGAACTGGTCCAGCGCCTCCAGGTCAGCCCGGCGTCCGTCTCCAAGGCGGTCGCGTTCCTCGACGACCAGGGCCTCGTCCGCCGGGAACGCGACGAACGCCGCCGCGAGCGCTACGTCGTCGACGACGACATCTGGTACCAGTCAATGATCGCCAGCGCCCGGTCCATCGCCCAGATCGTGGAGACCGCACGTCAGGGCGTCGGCGTCCTCGGCCCCCGCACCCCGGCCGGGGCCCGCCTGGAGAACATCGCCCGTTTTCTCGACTTCATCGCCGAGAGCACGATCCGCTCTGCGGACCAGGCCCGCGAGGTCCTCCACACGAAGCCCGAAACGGCCCCGGACCAGCCCAGGGAGGCCGACGCGGAGACCGAGACCGATGGCGGCTCCGGCTCCGGCAGTCCTGCGGGCGGCGCCGGCTGA